The Candidatus Denitrolinea symbiosum DNA window GCGTTCAATTGCGCTTTCCAGCAGTCACTGACCCAGACTTCAGCTTCGTACTCTCGCATGAACGTCTCAATCGCGCCCTGTCCGCGAGTCCGCCTGCCCCGCTGTTTTTGGGCGGGGTGACAGAGTTCGTTGACCCATCACCACCTTACCGCACGAACAGCCTCCCCCTTCCCGAAACGACCTCCATCCGTTCCCGTTCGCGAGTCCGCCTGCCCCACTGTTCTTTGGCGGGGTGACAGAGTCCGTTGACCAACCCACACCCCGCCGCATGGACAACCCTCCCCCATCCCGAAACAATTTCCATTTACGCGCCACCCGACAAAATGATATACTCCAGCCATGAAATTCTCTTGGGATCCGCAAAAAGCCTCCAGCAATCTTCGTAAACACGGCGTTAGTTTTGATGAGGCGGTAACAGTTTTCAAAGACCCACTTGCTTACATCTTTGACGACATGGAGCATTCCCAGGATGAACATCGCGAAATCATCATCGGCATGTCGACTTTGCGGAGAATGCTCTTGGTGTGTTTTGTGGAGAGACAGGAAGATGTTGTCCGCTTGATTAGTGCGAGACCCGCAACTCGAATAGAGATAAACGACTATGAAGAAAATGCCCGAAACCAAAACCAATAAAGTTCAGGAAATGGCTGGGGAATATCGCTTTGACTATAAAAAGGCGAAGCCAAACCGCTTTGCATCACGGATGAAGAATGAACCATTGATCGTCATGGTTGATCCCGACGTTGCAAAGGTTTTCACGACATCCGAAGAGGTGAACAAAGCCTTGCGCGCATTAATTTCCGCCATGCCAGAGAAAAAGATGAAGGCTGTCGTAAAGTAATTGCCAGTGGGGGAACTGAATCCGCCAAAACCCACACTCCGCCGCACGGACACCCTCCCCCACCCCGAAGTGACCTTCCACCCGCGCCCCGTCCATCCCTGATCCGCTTTGGAAACTGAACATGCCATCAGGCAGAAAAGAAACCAACCTCGTACCCTCTCCCCTTGGGAGAGGGCCAAGCGGACATGTCGATTGCTCAAGTCAATCAGGGTGAGGTCCTTCCCCGCCGCACGGACACCCTCCCCCGCCCCGAAGCGACCTTCCCCCCGCGCACCGTCCATCCGTTATCTGCTTTGGAAACCAAACTCGCCATCAGGCAGAAAAGAAATCAACCTCATACCATCTCCCCTCGGGAGCCCCACGGGGTGCTGCGCGAAGGGCTAAGCGGACATGCCGATTGCACAAGCCAATCAGGGTGAGGTCCCAGCGGACATACCGATTGCTCAACCCAATCAGGGTGAGGTCCTTCCCCGCCGCACGGACACCATCCCCCGCCCCGAAGTGACCTTCCACCCGCGCGCCGTCCATTCGTTATCTGCTTTGGAAACCAAACATGCCATCAGCCAGAAAAGAAACCGACCTCATACCCTCTCCCCTCGGGAGAGGGCCAAACGGACACGCCGATTACTCAACCCAATCAGGGTGAGGTCCCAGCGGACATGCCGATTGCTCAACCCAATCATGGTGAGGTCCTTCGCCGCCGCACGGACACCCTCCCCGCCCCGAAGTCTTGGGTTGAGCAGGTGGTTGACTAGCGAAGCTGTGTCGACATCGTACCCGCAGGGTAAACCCTGTCGAAACGAACCTCCATCCGTTGACATCCGCGAGTCCGTGACAGAGTCCGTTGACCACCGCCCCGCCGCACGGACACCCTCCCCCACCCCGAAGCGACCTTCCACGCGCTGAGACAGGTTGTTACCGTATTACTTCTGGTGCGTAGCGGTAAAACAAATCAGTGCAATCATTTCTCCCCTTCTTCGGAAAAATATTGCTTGTTGAAATGGAACGATCCATAATCAAATTAACCCAATCTGTAAGTTTTTCCATTTCATCATCATATTCAGGTTTTCTGCAACCTGATTTCAGTTCTAAATATTTCCGCAAAAAGAAGCAGATAAAATCTGCCAATTGAATAAGCCCAACTTCTTTTGAATCTACAAAATGGGGCACGTCAACTATTTGGCTGAATTTTTCTTGGGTTGGCTTTTTGTCGTAATAACTGTCAGTCCAATCTGGAGCAGACAATAGCAAATCCGTAAATTTCTTTTCCTCGTTCTTTTTGTTATCGAAAATTAGCACGCAGTGTCCAGATGGCTTAATCTTTCTGTCTTTTCCTTTTGAAGAGCCTTGATAGCATTTTTGAATAGCCAGAGATAAATGCAGCGCCATGAATCTCCAATATGTTTTTACGTCCTTGTAATAAGGCTCGTTCGGAAAATTGGCTTGAAATAAGGTTTTATCCACAGCGGTAAAAACGACAAAATGTTTTCTCTGTTGCAACCAGTTAAAGATCGCGGTAGTTATTGCTGATCTCTGATGTCTCTTCAAATCTCTCCAGGGGCTATTTCCTGAATAAAAGTCGCTCGTGTGAATCTCTTTAATTTCCTTTCCAATAATGTCGCTAAGGTTTGAAAGCAATTCGTTCCATTCTGATTTGGTTTTTCTCATGCGATGAGAATCGGCAACTACACCAGCCATAACTGCAAATGGCTCTTGTCCCATTCCACTTTCATCAATGTATATGAATTGCATGGCTCTGTCCCTTCTTATTGCAAAAACTTCCATCCCTTCAAATCGGAAGAGTAATCGTATTTTTCCGAATCGTTGTATCGCCAACTGCCATCTTTCGGCACAACGATTCCGCCAAAGAGTTTTTTACCTTTTTTGTTTTCAGCCTTGATATACGCGGCTAATCCTTCTGCCCTGTATTTCGCAACTTCGGCGGTAATGCCTTCTTTGGTATCGAACAAGCCAATCCTTCCATCCTTGAATTTCACAATCCAATCCACAAAGAAAGGCTTTAGTTCGCCGTCTTTATCTGTGTAGGGAACAGCGAAAGAAGTCGCGTCGGATTCTCCATTCTTGCAGAACCATTCGACATCCGCCAATGTATTATTCAGAAACTCGGCAAAATCCTTTTCAGGCTTTCGGGCGTCTTTGGCTTCAAGGAAGGGGTGCAGAATGGATTTCTTGTATTTCACTTCCGCAAAGCGATTATTGTAATTGCGCGATGAAGGTATTTCCCATTCTTCAAGCGTGACCAGTTCTTTCTTTTGTTTTCCAACATTTGCACTGTAAATCTCTTTTGCTCGATTGATTGCGTCAATAAAATATTGCCTGTTTTCCTTGTGCAATGTGATAATCTGCGCCCGTGTCGTTGCGCTTGTAAATTCATTCGGAAATTTCATCTTGAAGAAATAATGAATTGCATCCTTCACGCGCCCGATGGAACGCATTTCAGGGAAGAATTCTGGCTTCAAACTTTCACGGGCGAAGATATCAAAGAGTTTTTGAATTTCGACCACATTTTGCCTTCGCTGAACATGGTCGCCCATTTCAGCGATATGTTCAGGGTGTTTATCCAAGTCAGCGACAAGACCATCGGACAACAATTCAATTTTCGTGTCTTTTACCTTTATATTTATCTTGCTTTTTAACTTCAATTCGTCTGCGGCGGTTAGAAGGTCACGGATAAACTGCGGAGATAAACGGGTTTCTTCTCGGAATCTTTTTGGATGTACCGAGCGCAATTGAATCGGCTTATATTCTTTCCTTCGGCTGGCGTATTGAATGGTGAGATAACTTCCAGCCATATCTTCGATGATGGATAAATCTTCGAGACTGGTAAAGACAAAGCCTGTATTCAGTTCGTCGTTATCGTAATACTTCAACTCTGGCATTCTCAAAATACGCCCAACGGTTTGAATGGAGAATTGCAGACTTTTCCAATCACGGAATAGGGCAAGAATCGAAGCGCGTGGGCAATCCCAACCGAGCGCAATCGCTTGTTTGAAAATCATCACTTCCACCTCGCTGTCATTGCGCGTGATGTTTTCAAGGTTGGTTTTATCTTCGGAAAGATAAATGGCAAGTTTGCCGTTCTTGACGGTGATCTTGTGATTCTTTTCCAGCATCTTCACGACATCGTCTTTGAAATCGGCTTCGCCTTGTTGTTTATCGGGCAGTTGAATAATCAGCAACGGGTTGATATTTACGTCAAGCGTTTCAAATGCCTTTGCGAGTTCTTCCCGTTTTTCGATTGCCATTCTCAGAACAAATTCGTCTGTGCCTTCTTCCCCTTTGCTTTTGACAAACAGGGTTTCCGTAGTTTCCTTGATAATTTCGTTCTTGAAGCCTGGGTTGATAACCACATGCTTCTTTATCATTTCTTCCTTGATTACTTCTTCACGATAAACCGTAACTGATTCGTCGCCCTGCATATTCGGCGTGGCAGAGACTTCGATAGTCACTTTCGGCTGAAACATGCCGATTAATTCGCGTGATGTTTCTGTCTTGGAAGCGAAATGGCTTTCGTCAATGACAAGGATAATAACTTTTCCCGCATCGCGGGTGTTTTGCAAAACGACCGAGAGATTCACATCCTGCTCGTTCTCTCGAATATAGATATTGTCTTTCTTGTTGATACTTTCCCAATTCAGGAACAGGATTTCTTTATCGCCTATCTGACGGTCAATCAAATCTTCAAACGAAACACAACGCAAGGCTTTGGAATCAGCAAAGTATGTTTCGAGTTTTTCTTTCGATTGTGTATGTAGGTTTCGGGGAGCAGTCCAGAGAAAAGCAAAACTACGCGTGTCTTCACGATGTTCCACCAGTTGTTTGAGATATTCCGCCATCATCACGGTTTTGCCTGAGCCAGTGGGGGCTTTGAACACGATGGTTTTATTCCCATCGAGTTCGATCAGGCGGTTGGTTCTGGCGCACAATTCGCGGACGGCTTTGGTTTGATAGATGGAGTCTCGAATCATTGGTAGATTCTCCGATATACGCGCAAGATGGCTTCTGGAATGGAGCAGACTTTGACCTTATCTTTCATGTCGGCAAATTCATTGGCGAAATTGTCATCTTCAAGCGAAAAGACATAAACACTCACAGGCTTATCAAGTGTTTCGAGTTCTGCCTTCAAATCGGGAATTGAAAGTTGATCGAAAAGAATCGCCGTGTAATGCTTCTTGCTCTTGAAGATTTTCCAAATGTCGGTTTCAGTCACAAAATCAAACGTACCTTCTCTCAAACATAACATTTCAACCGACTGGCGGGTAAGCAATTCCTTGTTTTCATCGCTAGGCTCGGCAGGCACAAAAGATGTGCGGAAATATTTTATATTGCCACCAAGACCTTCCTTGAATTCATCAACATTATTAATTCCCCAAAGGCGCAAAGTGTTATCTTTGAATTCGCCTTTGAGTTCATCAAAATTTTCTTCATTCGTTTTTCGTGCCCCTTCGTAGTCTAAAAGAATACTATCTATTTTCTTAAGACGAGAAAGCGTTAGTTTTTCTTCAAAAAGAAGTTTTTTGTCTTTTCCTGTGAATTTGTAACCTTCCACAACGCGTTGCACTCGCGGGTAACAAACTTCGGTCATTATATTGTTCTCGTTATTTGTAACCAAGATACATTGTCTATTGCCGTTGTCGTCTCGATTTAGTTCCATAACCGCGTGAGCCGTTGTACCCGATCCTGCAAAAAAATCAAGAACAATAGCCGTCTTGTTTTGGCCTACAGTAGCATAAAGACACTCCTTGACGTTATAAAGTGATTTTGGGAAGGGAAACTCACGCCCAAGAATTTCTTTCAGCAATTGTGTGCCATATATATTTGCATCGTATTTTGTGTCAGTCCAAACAGTTTTATATCTATCTTCAGATTTCAACAATTGGACTTGCAAATAATCACCGATTTGTTCGATTCGTACTCTATCGGTTATTTGTGATAATGATTCACGCGAATAACGCCATTTTCTTTCTACACCATTATTATCAATAGGCCAAATTTCTAAAACGCCGTCTTTTGTATGTCTGTATGCTTTCTTGGGGTGAAAATCATAGGAAGGAACATCGCCAACCTTTATGACTTTGCCATCTTTAAAGTAAATCGGATAAAAAAGGCTTTTCCCATATTCCCGCGTTGATTCGCCGCCCCAATTTCGCAGATTTTCAAATTCCTGTTCTTCTTCCAATCGCAATTTACGCCCGATATAAACACCGCCTTTTGGATAAACAAAATAGGCGAATTCGTTGCAGTGAGCAAAATTGTTTCCTTGAATTCCTCTGGGATTATGAACAATCGTAACAATTGTTATTTCATAATCGGGAAATATTTCTGCAAGTAGCAGACCTAAAGTCGCATGTTCGTTTTCGTCAATTGCACAAATCAACACCCCACTTGGTTTCAATAATCGTTTTGCCAATTGGAGGCGATTATCCATGAAGGAAAGCCATTTACTGTGTCTCCAAGCATCCTCGTCGTCAACATAGTCGTTATTGTATTTCCAATCCTTTGCGCCCGTATTGTAAGGCGGGTCAATATAAATTACATCCACTGCCTTTTCGTGAGTGTAGTTCAATACTGAAAGTGCATGATAATTATCGCCTTCAATTAAAATGTGTGTAGGTTGTTCTGGGTTAGTAGAAATGGCATAGTCGGGCACTTCTTCCAAGACAGGCAAACTATTTTGTGCCTGCAATTCAAAAACCTCCCTCGTGCGCTCTTCATCCCACACAAGCCCGTATTTCTTGCGCTTTTCCAGTTTTTGAACATGGGCGATAAGGTCTTCTTTAGACCAGTCTTTGTAATTTTTCTTTGCCATGAATGAATCTCCGCGCCGAAATTATAGCATTCAAATTCGGCTTTTCCGCCAAACCTTCCCTAATAGGAAAATAAAGACTTCTAAATGTCTTTGGCAAAACATTTAGAAGTCTTGGGGAAAACATTTAGAAGTGTTTATGACTTCTCGAACTCAATCGTATCCAGCACCTTCTTGAATTCCTTGCCAGGGATAAATCGCGGCAGGACGGTGTTAATTTGCGTAGCGCGTACGGCTTCGGCGGTATCCACGCCTTCCGAATTGCTTTTCAGCCAGAAATTGCCGAAATCGCCCAATTCCACGATGTTTCCCGCCGCCAATTCCTGCGGGATGGTGGTCAGCAGGGCTTCCAGCACAGCCATTGTGTCCGCGCTGGAAACGGTGGAAATTTCCGAAATTCGCGCCGCCATTTGCCGCAGGGTCTTGCGCCCGCTCGATTCAATGGACGGGTAGAACTTCTTGGGCGCGGCGGGGTTCGACGGATTCCCGCGCTCGACGACATTGTATTTCACGGTCATTTTTGCCTCCTTTGGCTTTAGAAAATGGGTTCACGTTTTCGGGGAAAGTTTTCTTGCAGTGGGTTTCCCCACGATGAACGACAGTATAGCACAAAATTTCTGACAACCGCGAAGCGATTCCTCAGCCCAAAGTCCATCCTCCTCAAAAGCCTCTCTCCACTTACCATTTACCAATCACCAATTACTGCTCACTGTTCACTGATTACTGATAACTGATTACTGATCACTGCTCACTGCCTCCCCCTACTCCCCCGTCGGCACCCAGATATTCTTCACCTGCGTCGCCTCGTGCAGGAACTCATGACCTTCGCCCTGCTCGCGATCCATCCAATCGCGCGGCAAGCCGTAGCCGACCCACGTCCGCTTCATGTTGGCGGCGGACTCGTACTCCACCCAATAACTGCCTTCCGCCGAGCCGAAGTACCAGACCGCGTCCACGTCTTCGTGCTGAACGAGAGTCTTGGTCAGGTGGTCGCGGTCGCCTGTGACGATGTTGACCACGCCGCCAGGCACATCGGACGTATCCAACACCTGATAAAAATCGGTCGCGCTCAGCGGGAAGCGCTGGCTGGGGATCATCACAACCGTGTTGCCGCGCGCAATGGCAGGCGCCATTAACGAGACGAATCCCAACAGCGGGTACTCGTCGGGGCAGGCGATTCCGATCACGCCCACAGGCTCGTTCACCGCTACCGTGATTCCGCGCAGGGTGGTCTCCTGGATGTTGCCGCCGTATTTATCCGCCCACGCCGCGTACGTGAACAGACGCTCCACCGCCGCGTCCACTTCGGCTTGCGCCGATTTCTGCGTGCGCCCCGTCATCTCCACAATGCGCTTGACGAACTCGGCGTTGCGCGCGTCCAAATTCTCGGCGATGAAATACAGGATCTGCGAACGGTTGTATCCGTGCCGCATCGCCCAGCCCTGCTTGGCTTCGATCACCGCATGCGCGGCTTCCACCGCGTTGCGGATGTCCTTGCGGTTGCCGTCGCCGACCTGCCCGACAATCTTTCCCTTCGCGCCTGTTGGTCGAGTAGCCCCGCGTTCTGTGCGGGGCGTACCGAGACCGAGCACCGTCAACGTGTAGGCGCCGTCGGGACGAACCTGCTTGCCGCCGACGTACATCTTCGGGGTGCGGTCGACAGGGGGAAGCGGATGTCCATTTGCCCGACCCGCCTCGGGTCGCGCGGGACGCGAGGGGGTGTGCTCGCCCCATTTCGTTGGTCGAGTAGGCGTGTTCGTCGCCGTATCGAGACCAACCGCGGACAAATCGGGTCGCGGCCTCTCCATCCATTTCGGTCGGACATACTCGAACAGACCTTCGCGTCCGCCCTCGCGCCCGAAGCCTGATTCGCGATAGCCGCCGAATCCGCCCGCCGCGTCGAACACGTTATGACAGTTGACCCACATCGCGCCCGCCTTGATCTTGCTGGCCGCGTCGAGCGCGAGATTGATGTTGTCGCTCCACACGCTGCCGCCGAGGCCGTAGCGCGTGTTGTTCGCCAGCGCGATCGCTTCCTCGGGTGTGCGGAACGTGAGCGAAACCAGCACGGGACCAAAGATCTCCTCCTGCACCGTCGACGCGGCAGGATCGAGGTCCGTGATGAGCGTGGGCTTGTAGAAGAGTCCCTTCGTGGGCAGCGGGATGTCGGGCTGGAACACTTTTCCGCCTTCCTTCTCGCCCATCTTCACCCAATGATCCACCGTGTCCCATTGACTCTTGTCCACGATGGCGCCCATGTCAATGGACTTGTCGAGCGAGTCGCCGACGCGCAGGTGACCCATGCGCGTTTTAAGTTTTTGGATGAAGCGCGGCGCGACATTTTCCTGGACGATGAGGCGGGAGCCCGCGCAACAGACCTGACCCTGATTGAACCAAATCGCATCAACCACGCCCTCAACGGCCGCGTCCAAATCGGCATCTTCGAACACCACAACGGGACCCTTGCCCCCCAACTCCAGCGAAATCTTTTTCCCCGTCCCCGCCGTGAGTTGACGCAGTGCGCGCCCGATCTCGGTGGAGCCTGTGAAGGCGATCTTGTCCACGTCGGGGTGCGTGACGATCATCTCGCCCGCCTTGCCGCTGCCCGTGATGATGTTGACCACGCCTGGCGGAAGTCCCGCCTCGGCCACAACCTCCGCGAACAACAGCGCGCTCAGCCGCGTGTACGAGGCGGGTTTCAGCACAACGGTATTTCCCATCGCGATGGCGGGCGCGATCTTCCACGCCAGCATCATCAACGGGAAGTTCCACGGGATGATCTGCCCGATCACACCGACGGGTTGGTAGTCGCGCAGTTCGGTTTCCATGAGCTGCGCCCAGCCCGCGTAATAGTAAAAGTGACGCGCCAACAGCGGCACATCCACATCGCGCGACTCACGGATCGGCTTGCCGTTGTCCATGCTCTCGAGCACCGCCAGCAGACGATGGTGCTTCTGGATATTGCGCGCGATGGCGTACATATACCGCGCGCGGACAACGCCTGGAGTCTCGCTCCACGTCTCGAAGGCGGCGCGGGCCGCGGCGATGGCGGCATCCACGTCCTTCTTCTCCGCCTGCGCCGTCTCGGCGAGCAGCTCGCCCGTAGACGGGTTGTAAGACGAATAGTACTTCGCCGCCTTGGGCGTCACCCATTCGTTGTTGATGAACTGCCCGAACTTGCGTCCGTGATCGTCCAGCCACGCGTTGACCGCGGCGGGAGATTCGGGGGCGGGTCCGTATTCCATGGTTTTGAAGAGGTCGAGTAAGGTTGACATGCTAAACTCCAATTTTGAACCGCGAAGCCCGCTAAGTGCGCAAAGATTCTTTTTGATCTTCTTCGCGTTCTTAGCGCTCTTAGCGGTTAAAGCTCTTAACCCATCGGCATGTGATGTTTCGCGGCAAAGTGATCTGCGCTATTTTGCATACGGTTGCACACTTCGCAAGCCCTTCAATACTCGGTAATGTTTGACGTTGAAGGTCGCGAGTTCTGCATCCACGCCAATCGCAGTTTCAGCAATCAAGGCATCGAGCAGACCGATTTTGTCGCTGAGATGATGGAAGGCAAAACTCGTCAGCGCTCGATTGCAATCATCTTCGTCAGGCCAGAAGAGCGGATAGGCTGACAGCGATTTCTCCAATTGCTTTTGTTCTCTCGCGTTTTGACATCCCTGAATCAACTCCATTGCCACAAGCCCAGGGATGCCGATCTCCTGCGCGGTTTTCAACCATTCTTTTGCAGGCTCATAGCCGCGCAGAATATCCACCATAACATCGGTGTCAAGCAGGATCAAGATGACTTCCTTCTGGTTTGCGCCTGTGTTCGAAGTTTCCGCGCATAGGTCACACTGTCGTTAATGTCAGTTCGCTCTGACCACATACCGATCAAACCCGATTTGAGCAAGTCCTTGCCTGTCATGGGCTTGTTCACTTGCCTCACCTTGTCAATCAGGCGAGTGGCAAGAAGCAATTGTTGGTTGGGCGTCAAAAGGTCTGCTTGTTTGAGCAATCGTTCAACGGTATCAAGAGCCATAATATTCTCGCTTTCTTTACGGTAACAATTCTATCCCATCGGCATGTGATGTTTCGCGGCGTAGTGGCCCGTGAGGTAGTGATACAACTGCCGTTCCAAATCGGTCAGCAAACTGGACGCGCCAAAGCGGAACAGGTCATTCTTCAGCCACTCGTCGCCGAGTTCCTCTTTCATCAACGACTGCCACGCCATGGCCTGCTTGGCAGAGCTGATCCCGCCCGCGGGCTTGAATCCGATCTTGTAGCCGAAGCGTTCCAGATACTCGCGGATGGCGCGCGTCATGACGAGACTCACTTCCAACGTGGCGTTGACTGATTCTTTGCCCGTCGAAGTCTTGATGAAGTCCGAACCTGCCATCATGGCGACGAGGCTGGCTTGATAAACCTGCTTGAGCGTGCCGAGGTCGCCTGTGGCAAGGATGGTCTTCATGTGCGCGTCACCGCAGGCTTCGCGGAATTGTTTGAGTTCATCGTAAAGGGATTTCCAGTCGCCTGTCAGCACATGGTTGCGGGCGATGACCACGTCAATTTCTTTTGCGCCCGCCTCCACGGCTTGTTCGATTTCCTGGATTCGCTGCGGGAGCGGGGTCTGCCCCGCGGGAAAACCTGTCGCGACGGACGCCACGGGGATGCCCGATCCCTGCAACGCGTGGACGGCGTCCGCGACGCGATTCGGGTAGACGCAGACCGCGGCGACAGTCATCCGCTCTCCGTCCAGGCCGAGGCGTTCGAGCATGTCGGGGCGAATCGGCTGTTTGGCCTTGGCGCACAGGCGCTGGACGCGCCCGGGCGTGTCGTCTCCGCCGAGGGTGGTCAGGTCAATGCAGGTGACGGCGCGCAGCAGCCAGGCGGCCTGCCATTCTTTTTTCACGGTGCGGCGGCCGGCGAGGGTGGCAATGCGCCGCTCTGCCGCGCTCTTGTTGACGCGCGCGCCCATTACCCAGTCCAGGTCGAGGGGCGCGCCGGGGTTGCGATTATGGTTCGAAGTCATGGACGCTCCAGTTTTTTCATCTGGGGAGATTATACAGCCAAACGGAATTTGTTCCCGCCAGTATAATTCGCTCCCATGACTACCCCATCTTCATTCCCGCGGCATGATCCGTACGCCGTCCTGCGCGCTCGCGACTTCCGCCTGTTATTGATTGGCCGCTTCACCGCCTCTTTCGGTCACGAAATGCTCACTTTCGCCATCGCGTGGGAACTCTGGCTTCGCACAAAAAGCGCCTTCGCCCTCGGCCTGGTGGGACTGGTGCAGGTGGCGCCGGTCGTCCTGCTTGCCCTGCCCGGCGGCCACTTCGCAGACCATCACAACCGCCGCCGCATCATTATGGTCACACAGACCGTCTTCGCGTTTTGCTCGCTGGCGCTGGCCTTCCTGTCGTGGACGCAGGGTCCGCTCCCGTTGATCTACCTCGCGCTGCTGGTCATCGGCATAGCGCGCGCCTTCAACGACCCGGCCGCCGCCACGCTCATCCCAGAGACGGTGGCGCCCGAACT harbors:
- a CDS encoding BrnT family toxin, which produces MKFSWDPQKASSNLRKHGVSFDEAVTVFKDPLAYIFDDMEHSQDEHREIIIGMSTLRRMLLVCFVERQEDVVRLISARPATRIEINDYEENARNQNQ
- a CDS encoding adenine specific DNA methylase Mod; translated protein: MAKKNYKDWSKEDLIAHVQKLEKRKKYGLVWDEERTREVFELQAQNSLPVLEEVPDYAISTNPEQPTHILIEGDNYHALSVLNYTHEKAVDVIYIDPPYNTGAKDWKYNNDYVDDEDAWRHSKWLSFMDNRLQLAKRLLKPSGVLICAIDENEHATLGLLLAEIFPDYEITIVTIVHNPRGIQGNNFAHCNEFAYFVYPKGGVYIGRKLRLEEEQEFENLRNWGGESTREYGKSLFYPIYFKDGKVIKVGDVPSYDFHPKKAYRHTKDGVLEIWPIDNNGVERKWRYSRESLSQITDRVRIEQIGDYLQVQLLKSEDRYKTVWTDTKYDANIYGTQLLKEILGREFPFPKSLYNVKECLYATVGQNKTAIVLDFFAGSGTTAHAVMELNRDDNGNRQCILVTNNENNIMTEVCYPRVQRVVEGYKFTGKDKKLLFEEKLTLSRLKKIDSILLDYEGARKTNEENFDELKGEFKDNTLRLWGINNVDEFKEGLGGNIKYFRTSFVPAEPSDENKELLTRQSVEMLCLREGTFDFVTETDIWKIFKSKKHYTAILFDQLSIPDLKAELETLDKPVSVYVFSLEDDNFANEFADMKDKVKVCSIPEAILRVYRRIYQ
- a CDS encoding DNA-binding protein — its product is MTVKYNVVERGNPSNPAAPKKFYPSIESSGRKTLRQMAARISEISTVSSADTMAVLEALLTTIPQELAAGNIVELGDFGNFWLKSNSEGVDTAEAVRATQINTVLPRFIPGKEFKKVLDTIEFEKS
- a CDS encoding aldehyde dehydrogenase → MSTLLDLFKTMEYGPAPESPAAVNAWLDDHGRKFGQFINNEWVTPKAAKYYSSYNPSTGELLAETAQAEKKDVDAAIAAARAAFETWSETPGVVRARYMYAIARNIQKHHRLLAVLESMDNGKPIRESRDVDVPLLARHFYYYAGWAQLMETELRDYQPVGVIGQIIPWNFPLMMLAWKIAPAIAMGNTVVLKPASYTRLSALLFAEVVAEAGLPPGVVNIITGSGKAGEMIVTHPDVDKIAFTGSTEIGRALRQLTAGTGKKISLELGGKGPVVVFEDADLDAAVEGVVDAIWFNQGQVCCAGSRLIVQENVAPRFIQKLKTRMGHLRVGDSLDKSIDMGAIVDKSQWDTVDHWVKMGEKEGGKVFQPDIPLPTKGLFYKPTLITDLDPAASTVQEEIFGPVLVSLTFRTPEEAIALANNTRYGLGGSVWSDNINLALDAASKIKAGAMWVNCHNVFDAAGGFGGYRESGFGREGGREGLFEYVRPKWMERPRPDLSAVGLDTATNTPTRPTKWGEHTPSRPARPEAGRANGHPLPPVDRTPKMYVGGKQVRPDGAYTLTVLGLGTPRTERGATRPTGAKGKIVGQVGDGNRKDIRNAVEAAHAVIEAKQGWAMRHGYNRSQILYFIAENLDARNAEFVKRIVEMTGRTQKSAQAEVDAAVERLFTYAAWADKYGGNIQETTLRGITVAVNEPVGVIGIACPDEYPLLGFVSLMAPAIARGNTVVMIPSQRFPLSATDFYQVLDTSDVPGGVVNIVTGDRDHLTKTLVQHEDVDAVWYFGSAEGSYWVEYESAANMKRTWVGYGLPRDWMDREQGEGHEFLHEATQVKNIWVPTGE
- a CDS encoding PIN domain ribonuclease, VapC toxin family is translated as MILLDTDVMVDILRGYEPAKEWLKTAQEIGIPGLVAMELIQGCQNAREQKQLEKSLSAYPLFWPDEDDCNRALTSFAFHHLSDKIGLLDALIAETAIGVDAELATFNVKHYRVLKGLRSVQPYAK
- a CDS encoding deoxyribose-phosphate aldolase, which encodes MTSNHNRNPGAPLDLDWVMGARVNKSAAERRIATLAGRRTVKKEWQAAWLLRAVTCIDLTTLGGDDTPGRVQRLCAKAKQPIRPDMLERLGLDGERMTVAAVCVYPNRVADAVHALQGSGIPVASVATGFPAGQTPLPQRIQEIEQAVEAGAKEIDVVIARNHVLTGDWKSLYDELKQFREACGDAHMKTILATGDLGTLKQVYQASLVAMMAGSDFIKTSTGKESVNATLEVSLVMTRAIREYLERFGYKIGFKPAGGISSAKQAMAWQSLMKEELGDEWLKNDLFRFGASSLLTDLERQLYHYLTGHYAAKHHMPMG